GGGATCTGAGCGATTTCAGTCATCGCGCTATGAATTACCTTTTGGGCTTGGGAAAACCATATCCAATGAGAGTTTTGTTGCCGATCTGGCCAAGATGCCACATATTTTAATGGCCGGGGCAACAGGTCAGGGAAAATCCGTAGGATTGAATGCCATCATCACTTCCCTGCTCTACAAGAAGCATCCTTCGCAATTAAAATTCATCATGGTGGATCCCAAAAAGGTCGAGTTAACACTCTTCTCAAAGATTGAAAGACATTTCCTGGCAAAACTGCCCGACAGCGAGGAGGCAATCATTACCGACACACGCAAGGTAGTCAGGACACTGAATTCGCTTGGGATAGAAATGGACAACCGCTACGAGTTGCTAAAGGATGCCCAGGTCAGGAATATTAAGGAATACAACGAGAAGTTCGTTAGCCGCAAGCTTAATCCGAACGAAGGCCACCGTTACCTTCCATACCTGGTAGTTGTGGTTGATGAGTTTGCCGATCTGATCATGACGGCGGGAAAAGAAATTGAGAATCCCCTGACCAGGCTGGCCCAGTTGGCCCGTGCAGTTGGCATACATCTGATCATTGCCACGCAGCGGCCTTCGGTGAACATCATCACCGGAACCATAAAGGCTAATTTCCCCGCACGAATTGCCTACCGTGTAATCTCAAAGATCGATTCGCGAACCATACTCGATTCGGGCGGCGCAGAACAACTGATTGGCAGGGGAGATATGCTGCTGGCAACGGGAAGTGATATCATTCGCCTGCAATGCGCCTTTGTGGATACTCATGAGGTTGAACGTGTCACCGATTTCATTGGCTCCCAGCGTGGTTATCCCGATGCCTTCCATCTGCCCGAATTTGCTGATGAAGAAAGTGAAGCCGTTGGAGAATTTGATCCCAATGAGCGTGATGAGCTCTTCGATGATGCAGCCAGGATTATTGTGCAAAATCAGCAGGGATCAACATCACTGCTGCAACGAAGACTCAAACTGGGTTATAACCGGGCCGGCCGTATCATCGACCAACTTGAGGCTGCAGGTATAGTAGGCCCCTTCGAAGGCAGTAAAGCAAGAGAAGTCAAAGTTAAAGATGAGTATATTTTGGAACAGATTTTGAGAGATTTGGATAAATAGTTATCATTATGCTGAAACATTTCCTTTTTATCATTTTCCTTGTCGCAGGAACAGCCCTGACAGGGCAAAATAAAAAAGCCGACGCCATCCTGGAAGATCTTACCAAAAAACTCGACAGTCATAAATCGGTGGATGTGCATTTTTCTTATATTCTGAAAGATGCCAACCAGTTAACAACGGATGAAGGCAAAGGAACCCTGCTGATCAGCGACGATAGGTACCGTCTTAAGATCATCGGTCAGCAAGTGTTCTGTGATGGAGAAACAATCTGGACTTACATCGAAGATGCCGAAGAAGTGCAGATTAATACCGCAACAGAAGATGAAGGTATGATTACCCCATCTAACCTGCTTACCTTTTACAACGACCATTACAAAGCCAAAGCGGTTAAGGAAGAAGATTTTAAAGGAAAAACCGCATATATCATCGAACTGAAACCCAATGAGGATAAAAATCACGCCTCAGTTGATTTTTATATAGATAAGGAGAATAATGAAATCCTTAAGATCGTCCTTTTCGACAAAAATGGCGGAACCACAGAATACAACCTGGATAAAATGGACTGGGATATTCCCGTGAAACCAGGTGATTTTTCGTTTAATGCAGATGATTATCCCGATATTGAAATCATCGACATGAGGTGATTTGACTCCATCCAAAAAAAAAGTCAAGCGTGCCCGATACTTCCGACCAGGAAATATTATTATTGATCCGGAACGAAAGTACCCGAAACAGGGGCTTTGAAATTCTGGTAAGGAAATACCAGCAAAAAGTTTACTACCTGATCCGGCGAATGGTTTTATCACATGATGATGCAGATGACATCTCCCAGGATGTTTTTGTCAAGGTTTGGGAAAATATTCACAACTTCAGAGAAGAATCGAAATTGTTTACATGGATCTACCGGATTGCAACCAACGAAGCCCTGAATTTTTTAAAACAAAGCGAAAGAAAAAGGATAATGTCGGAAGGAGCAGGATTGCCATCTACCTC
This region of Bacteroidota bacterium genomic DNA includes:
- a CDS encoding outer membrane lipoprotein carrier protein LolA; translated protein: MLKHFLFIIFLVAGTALTGQNKKADAILEDLTKKLDSHKSVDVHFSYILKDANQLTTDEGKGTLLISDDRYRLKIIGQQVFCDGETIWTYIEDAEEVQINTATEDEGMITPSNLLTFYNDHYKAKAVKEEDFKGKTAYIIELKPNEDKNHASVDFYIDKENNEILKIVLFDKNGGTTEYNLDKMDWDIPVKPGDFSFNADDYPDIEIIDMR
- a CDS encoding RNA polymerase sigma factor; this translates as MPDTSDQEILLLIRNESTRNRGFEILVRKYQQKVYYLIRRMVLSHDDADDISQDVFVKVWENIHNFREESKLFTWIYRIATNEALNFLKQSERKRIMSEGAGLPSTSVSQDPYFSGDEIQAKFYDAIRLLPPRQQLVFNLKYFEELKYEEISDILNVSTGALKASYHHAVKKIMNFLDPG